One genomic segment of Thalassospiraceae bacterium LMO-SO8 includes these proteins:
- a CDS encoding tyrosine-type recombinase/integrase: MEVTVPKITKKSVDAAEPKDTEYFVWDDDLAGFGLRVFPSGKKSYVVQYRQHRRTRRMAIGAHGVFTPDEARREAKGVLGEVARGGDPAEIRARAREDMTVADLCDKYIAEGCGHKKASTIETDKGRIERHVKPLLGTLLVRNVTRHDVEKFMKAVSDGKTRADKKTKKRGRAIVRGGNGTARRSVSMLGGIFTFASKSLLLRPDNPVHGVKKSKDKRRSRFLNQDEFKRLGDALIHAVNQGVNPKAIAAIKLLILTGCRKSEILTLKWKYVDFDNKVLRLPDSKTNEKTIPVGRPALDILKGIDRIEGNDHVLPGATDEGPYVGLQKEWERIRKWAKIEDVRIHDLRRSFGSTAASNRESLIVIGKILGHADPKTTQIYAHLMDDPLQTAVEDTSSLIEAAMGLSKS, from the coding sequence ATGGAGGTCACTGTGCCAAAGATAACTAAGAAATCAGTCGATGCGGCCGAGCCCAAAGATACCGAATATTTCGTTTGGGATGATGACCTCGCGGGATTTGGACTTCGCGTGTTCCCGTCGGGGAAGAAGTCCTACGTTGTTCAATATCGCCAGCACCGCCGAACGCGGCGGATGGCTATCGGAGCACATGGCGTATTCACGCCGGACGAGGCGCGGAGGGAAGCGAAAGGTGTTCTAGGCGAGGTCGCCCGTGGCGGCGACCCGGCTGAAATCAGGGCACGTGCCCGCGAAGACATGACTGTTGCCGATCTCTGCGACAAATATATTGCCGAAGGCTGCGGCCATAAGAAAGCGAGCACCATAGAGACGGATAAAGGCCGGATCGAACGGCACGTGAAACCTCTACTCGGCACGCTCTTAGTCCGGAACGTGACGCGCCACGATGTTGAGAAGTTCATGAAGGCAGTCTCGGACGGAAAGACTCGTGCCGATAAGAAGACTAAGAAGCGGGGACGCGCTATCGTTCGCGGCGGCAACGGTACCGCTCGACGGTCAGTGAGCATGTTGGGCGGCATCTTCACCTTCGCATCGAAATCGTTGCTCCTTCGTCCGGACAATCCAGTCCACGGCGTCAAGAAGTCTAAGGACAAAAGGCGTTCGCGTTTCCTAAACCAGGATGAGTTCAAGCGGTTAGGAGATGCGCTTATTCACGCGGTAAATCAGGGCGTGAACCCGAAAGCCATTGCAGCGATTAAACTCCTGATCCTGACTGGCTGTAGGAAATCAGAAATCCTGACTCTCAAGTGGAAGTATGTGGATTTCGACAACAAGGTGTTGAGGCTGCCGGACTCGAAAACAAACGAGAAGACGATCCCTGTCGGCAGACCAGCTCTCGATATTTTGAAAGGCATCGACCGGATCGAAGGGAACGATCACGTGCTCCCCGGCGCGACTGATGAAGGTCCCTATGTCGGTCTCCAAAAGGAATGGGAACGGATCAGAAAATGGGCCAAGATTGAGGACGTTCGAATTCATGATCTGCGCCGCTCATTCGGCAGCACTGCGGCATCCAATCGAGAGAGCCTGATCGTCATCGGGAAGATCCTTGGGCATGCCGACCCCAAGACGACGCAGATATACGCCCACCTAATGGATGATCCGTTGCAAACTGCTGTGGAGGACACGTCGTCGCTCATCGAAGCGGCGATGGGATTGTCAAAGTCGTAA
- a CDS encoding rhodanese-like domain-containing protein, whose translation MTRLPIALAALFCLFVAGLAPTSARADDDKLEVKINARMPSVTVPTKDGPVKIMRNQDLGAKIHEDYAKTSRKCPPFCIQPMQVAPGVTTVGEVELLEFAKAGGKLIDGRTVEWHVKGTIPGAINMPYTQMAERLNEVGCVRGADKKWDCAKAEKVLLFCNGPWCGQSPMAIKAMLREGYPADRILYYRGGMQTWHSLGLTVVEGEF comes from the coding sequence ATGACACGCCTTCCCATTGCCCTGGCCGCCCTGTTCTGCCTGTTCGTCGCCGGCCTTGCCCCGACATCGGCCCGCGCCGACGACGACAAGCTGGAGGTCAAAATCAACGCCCGCATGCCCAGCGTCACCGTGCCGACCAAGGACGGCCCCGTGAAGATCATGCGCAATCAGGACCTGGGGGCGAAGATCCACGAGGACTACGCCAAGACCTCGCGCAAGTGCCCACCGTTCTGCATCCAGCCCATGCAGGTCGCGCCCGGCGTGACCACCGTGGGCGAGGTCGAGCTGCTGGAATTCGCCAAGGCGGGCGGCAAGCTGATCGACGGCCGCACGGTCGAATGGCACGTCAAGGGCACCATCCCGGGGGCGATCAACATGCCCTACACCCAGATGGCGGAGCGCCTGAACGAGGTCGGATGCGTGCGCGGGGCGGACAAGAAATGGGACTGCGCCAAGGCGGAAAAGGTGCTGCTGTTCTGCAACGGCCCGTGGTGCGGCCAGTCGCCCATGGCGATCAAGGCGATGCTGCGCGAAGGTTATCCGGCGGACAGGATCCTGTACTACCGGGGCGGCATGCAGACCTGGCACAGTCTGGGCCTGACCGTGGTCGAGGGCGAGTTCTAG
- a CDS encoding tetratricopeptide repeat protein has translation MKKQKRRANPGASKKRKRAAPSAPVTKPRPQPHPAPATPGLAGFAPPAIGPLLDRARAALTQGDWQNALAAGRDALMAAPDDADALNVTGVAAFHLGDRAEALTLFDTALAFHPGHGEALMNRGNVLSDMGQRDAAEDAYRAVLKSDPGHGGARFNLGILLEVSGKFTEAEAVFRRILDREPDHAEALFHLGNILKALNRLPDALAQYDAALKARPSHAGAATNRGAVLQETGKPLEARAAYAQALAAEPDNADARYNLGTLLQETGHPAEAITEYEAVLAQEPGHAGAQVNIAYALRQLGRLDGALEASRKAIALAPDYDKAWVNLGDLLLEMGRPDDAVAETAAFLAAHPGNTSALAFQAIALNETGNRADAAQLLDFDRLLRPTEITPPKGFASVAEFNKALARHLRGHPSLAYAPASHATRKGRHSGELLIGDKGPVAGLEAAIMAAVEAYRTALPIDPDHPFLAQRPGNLSLSIWGVVMEDRGHQIAHIHPAAWLSGVYYPEIPDVVRGDDPDHQGWIEFGRPPGDFHAAAAITTRLCPREGLMLLFPSYLYHETVPFHAPVERLSVAFDVIPGD, from the coding sequence GTGAAAAAGCAGAAGCGGCGGGCCAATCCGGGAGCATCGAAAAAGCGCAAACGCGCGGCCCCGTCCGCGCCGGTGACAAAACCCCGCCCGCAGCCACACCCGGCCCCGGCCACGCCGGGACTTGCCGGCTTCGCCCCGCCGGCCATCGGACCGCTGCTGGATCGCGCCCGCGCCGCCCTGACGCAGGGCGATTGGCAAAACGCGCTGGCCGCCGGGCGCGACGCCCTGATGGCGGCCCCCGACGACGCGGACGCGCTGAACGTCACCGGCGTCGCCGCCTTTCACCTGGGCGACCGGGCCGAGGCCTTGACCCTGTTCGACACGGCCCTGGCCTTTCACCCCGGCCATGGCGAGGCGCTGATGAACCGGGGCAATGTGCTGTCCGACATGGGCCAACGGGACGCGGCCGAGGACGCCTACCGCGCCGTCCTGAAATCCGATCCGGGCCATGGGGGGGCACGCTTCAACTTGGGCATCCTGCTGGAGGTGTCGGGCAAGTTCACGGAGGCCGAAGCCGTCTTCCGCCGTATCCTGGACCGCGAACCCGATCATGCCGAGGCCCTGTTCCACCTGGGAAACATCCTGAAGGCCCTGAACCGCCTGCCCGATGCCCTGGCCCAGTATGACGCGGCCCTTAAGGCCCGGCCAAGCCATGCCGGGGCGGCGACCAACCGGGGCGCCGTGCTGCAGGAAACGGGCAAGCCGTTGGAGGCCCGGGCCGCCTATGCCCAAGCCCTGGCGGCGGAACCGGACAACGCCGACGCGCGCTATAACCTGGGCACCCTGTTGCAGGAGACCGGCCACCCGGCAGAGGCGATCACCGAATACGAGGCCGTGCTGGCCCAGGAGCCCGGCCATGCCGGAGCCCAGGTCAACATCGCTTATGCGCTGCGCCAACTGGGGCGGCTAGACGGCGCCCTCGAGGCCTCCCGCAAGGCCATCGCGCTGGCCCCCGATTACGACAAGGCCTGGGTCAATCTGGGCGACCTTTTGCTGGAAATGGGCCGCCCGGACGATGCCGTCGCCGAAACGGCGGCCTTTCTCGCCGCCCACCCCGGCAACACCTCGGCCCTGGCGTTCCAGGCCATCGCCTTGAACGAGACCGGCAACCGGGCGGACGCGGCCCAGCTGCTGGATTTTGACCGGCTCTTGCGGCCGACCGAGATTACACCGCCCAAGGGCTTCGCCAGCGTCGCTGAATTCAACAAGGCGCTTGCCCGCCATCTGCGCGGCCATCCGTCCCTGGCCTATGCCCCGGCCAGCCACGCGACGCGAAAGGGCCGCCATTCGGGCGAGCTTCTGATCGGCGACAAGGGCCCCGTGGCCGGGCTTGAGGCCGCCATCATGGCCGCGGTCGAGGCGTACCGAACAGCCCTGCCGATTGATCCGGACCATCCTTTCCTGGCCCAGCGGCCGGGCAATCTGTCGCTGTCGATCTGGGGCGTGGTGATGGAAGACCGGGGCCATCAGATCGCCCATATCCACCCGGCGGCCTGGCTCAGCGGCGTCTATTATCCGGAAATCCCCGATGTCGTGCGCGGCGACGACCCGGACCACCAGGGCTGGATCGAATTCGGGCGGCCGCCCGGCGATTTTCACGCGGCGGCGGCGATCACCACGCGGCTATGCCCCCGCGAAGGACTGATGCTGCTGTTTCCCAGCTACCTCTACCATGAGACGGTGCCGTTCCACGCGCCGGTGGAACGGTTGTCCGTCGCGTTCGACGTGATCCCAGGGGACTAG
- a CDS encoding secondary thiamine-phosphate synthase enzyme YjbQ — MRQAQHELGVATDGPGLYEITRDVAAWAGAQGMTAGLLTLFCRHTSASLTIQENADPDVCRDLQGFFERLVKEDPSLYRHTAEGPDDMPAHIRSTLTNVQLSVPLAGGRVMLGTWQGIYLFEHRRQAHRRRVLLHLQGE, encoded by the coding sequence ATGCGACAGGCGCAGCATGAATTGGGCGTGGCCACCGACGGCCCCGGCCTTTACGAGATCACCCGCGACGTCGCGGCCTGGGCCGGCGCCCAAGGGATGACGGCGGGGCTGTTGACCCTGTTCTGCCGCCATACCAGCGCGTCACTGACCATTCAGGAAAACGCCGACCCGGACGTGTGCCGCGACCTTCAGGGCTTTTTCGAACGGCTTGTGAAGGAGGATCCGTCCCTTTACCGCCACACCGCCGAAGGCCCGGACGACATGCCCGCCCATATCCGCAGCACCCTGACCAACGTGCAGCTGTCCGTGCCCCTGGCCGGGGGCCGGGTTATGCTCGGCACCTGGCAGGGCATTTATCTGTTCGAACACCGCCGCCAGGCGCATCGCCGCCGGGTGTTGCTGCACCTTCAGGGCGAATAG
- a CDS encoding MmcB family DNA repair protein — MNEIEARDNLSLPDAPRPQVTLGVTRGVVRLLWRMGFSPLTEFKLTTNRRIDVAGLDGQGRFLFVEVKSSVADFRADGKWHEYADFCDWFYFAVPPGFPQDILPADAGLIVADGHDGAVLRSADETSMNGNRRRKQTLTFARAAADRLVRGV; from the coding sequence ATGAACGAAATCGAGGCCCGCGATAATCTGTCCCTGCCGGATGCCCCCCGCCCGCAGGTGACCCTGGGCGTGACCCGAGGCGTCGTGCGCCTGCTCTGGCGCATGGGGTTCAGCCCGCTCACGGAATTCAAGTTGACCACGAACCGCCGCATCGACGTGGCGGGACTGGACGGTCAGGGCCGGTTTCTGTTCGTCGAGGTCAAGTCGTCGGTCGCGGATTTCCGCGCCGACGGCAAGTGGCACGAATATGCCGATTTCTGCGATTGGTTTTACTTTGCCGTGCCGCCCGGGTTTCCCCAGGATATTCTGCCGGCGGACGCCGGGCTGATCGTCGCCGACGGCCACGACGGCGCGGTTCTGCGCTCGGCCGACGAGACGTCCATGAACGGTAATCGGCGGCGCAAGCAGACCCTGACCTTCGCCCGCGCGGCGGCGGATCGGTTGGTGCGTGGCGTCTAG
- the ada gene encoding bifunctional DNA-binding transcriptional regulator/O6-methylguanine-DNA methyltransferase Ada, producing MDHATHQDPTLEDDRWRQVRERRTGGDFVYAVTTTGVYCTPGCASRRPKRDNVRFFDTGPQAEAAGFRPCKRCRPNNGRLVDPRLAAVAEACRRIEAAETPPTLGALAGATGYSPFHLQRMFQVMVGVSPKQYGDAVKAERLRRGLKAGGGVAGALYGAGYGSASRVYEKSAALLGMTPASYAAGGRGAAIRFAIAEGPLGRVLAAATDKGLCMVALADDDGALESELRHDFPLAEITRDDATLKPLMEGVFAFLDGTETAEALPLDVRATAFQWRVWQALTAIPAGETRTYGELAAELGNDGAARAVGRACATNPVSLIIPCHRAVGANGSLTGYRWGVARKRTLLARERGRKT from the coding sequence ATGGATCACGCGACACACCAAGACCCGACCCTTGAGGACGACCGCTGGCGCCAGGTGCGCGAGCGCCGCACCGGCGGCGATTTCGTCTACGCCGTCACCACCACGGGCGTCTATTGCACGCCGGGATGCGCCTCGCGCCGGCCCAAGCGGGACAACGTTCGCTTCTTCGACACAGGCCCCCAGGCGGAGGCCGCCGGATTTCGGCCCTGCAAGCGCTGCCGCCCAAACAATGGCCGCCTCGTCGATCCGCGCCTGGCCGCCGTCGCCGAGGCCTGCCGCCGGATCGAGGCGGCCGAGACCCCGCCGACCCTGGGCGCCCTGGCCGGGGCCACGGGCTACAGCCCCTTCCATCTGCAGCGCATGTTTCAGGTCATGGTCGGCGTCAGCCCCAAACAGTACGGCGACGCGGTGAAGGCGGAGCGCCTGCGCCGGGGATTGAAGGCGGGCGGCGGCGTGGCGGGGGCGCTGTACGGCGCCGGCTATGGATCGGCGTCCCGGGTCTATGAGAAATCCGCGGCGTTGCTGGGCATGACGCCGGCAAGTTACGCCGCGGGCGGGCGCGGGGCGGCGATCCGCTTCGCCATCGCCGAGGGGCCGCTCGGCCGGGTGCTGGCGGCGGCGACGGACAAGGGGCTCTGCATGGTTGCGCTTGCCGACGACGACGGGGCGCTGGAATCCGAACTGCGTCACGATTTTCCTCTGGCCGAAATCACCCGCGACGACGCGACCCTGAAGCCCCTGATGGAAGGCGTGTTTGCCTTTCTCGACGGCACGGAAACGGCGGAAGCCCTGCCGTTGGACGTGCGGGCGACGGCCTTTCAATGGCGGGTCTGGCAGGCCCTCACCGCCATCCCGGCCGGGGAAACCCGGACCTACGGCGAGCTGGCCGCGGAACTGGGCAACGACGGGGCGGCCCGCGCCGTCGGCCGCGCCTGCGCGACCAACCCGGTCTCGCTCATCATTCCCTGCCACCGCGCCGTGGGGGCCAACGGGTCGCTGACAGGATACCGCTGGGGCGTGGCGCGGAAACGGACACTTCTCGCCCGCGAACGGGGGCGGAAGACCTAG
- a CDS encoding SprT family zinc-dependent metalloprotease, protein MPAWPWQKPPELTGGGRGRTLQTLGLDLDRADGGAVPLTIRRNKRAKRLILRADPATGAAVVTCPPWVSDAEAHAFAEKQAGWIHARLASAPKPLPFADGQVIPYLGRPHVIRHRPDARGGVWVEDGEDLGEIHVTGQEEHLPRRLADWLKRDARRRIHPCVEAAAAALGVKPGRITLRDTKSRWGSCAVNGNLNFSWRLVLAPDRVLRYVVAHEVAHIREHNHGPRFWALVRDLADDMDACRKWLRDEGAALFLVGPVSD, encoded by the coding sequence GTGCCGGCCTGGCCATGGCAGAAGCCGCCTGAGTTGACGGGCGGCGGGCGCGGCCGGACCTTACAGACCCTGGGCCTCGACCTTGACCGCGCCGACGGCGGCGCGGTGCCGCTCACCATCCGCCGCAACAAGCGGGCGAAACGCCTGATCCTGCGCGCCGACCCGGCGACGGGGGCGGCGGTGGTGACCTGCCCGCCCTGGGTCTCGGACGCGGAGGCGCATGCCTTCGCCGAGAAACAGGCGGGCTGGATCCACGCCCGTCTGGCTTCCGCCCCCAAGCCCCTGCCCTTCGCCGACGGTCAGGTCATTCCCTATCTGGGCCGCCCGCACGTCATCCGCCACCGCCCGGACGCGCGTGGCGGTGTATGGGTCGAGGACGGCGAGGACCTGGGCGAAATTCACGTCACCGGCCAGGAGGAACACCTGCCCCGGCGGCTTGCCGACTGGCTGAAGCGCGATGCCCGTCGGCGTATCCACCCTTGTGTCGAGGCCGCGGCGGCGGCCCTCGGGGTGAAGCCCGGACGCATCACCCTGCGCGACACGAAAAGCCGCTGGGGGTCCTGCGCCGTCAACGGCAACCTCAACTTTTCCTGGCGGCTGGTGCTGGCCCCGGACCGGGTGCTGCGTTACGTCGTCGCCCACGAGGTCGCCCATATCCGCGAACACAACCACGGCCCCCGGTTCTGGGCCCTGGTCCGCGATCTGGCGGACGACATGGACGCCTGCCGCAAGTGGCTGCGCGACGAGGGCGCGGCCCTGTTCCTGGTCGGGCCTGTCTCGGACTAG
- a CDS encoding dihydrodipicolinate synthase family protein, giving the protein MSASNLELTGVYAAVLTPQLADLSPDHGRLAAHSRWLLANGCDGLGILGTTGEANSFTVAERLEILDKLAENGVPTKGMMPGTGCCAIPDTVEITKKALEIGAGSVLMLPPFYYKNQSDEGLFAAYSEVIQRIGDDRLKICLYHFPQMSGVPISMNLIGMLRKAYPNTVVGMKDSSGVLENMLTATREFPGFCVFSGADDLMLPVLREGGAGCITACANIASDLAQAVYSEYRANGDDGNVEEHQKPLAAVRKIISGYPLIPSLKAMVARHTGDNAWLNMRPPVLAMDAAQTQRLYQEYDGAGLAMAEAA; this is encoded by the coding sequence ATGAGTGCGAGCAACCTGGAACTGACGGGCGTCTATGCCGCCGTTCTGACCCCGCAGTTGGCGGACCTGAGCCCCGACCACGGCCGCCTGGCAGCGCATTCCCGCTGGCTTCTGGCCAACGGCTGCGACGGCCTGGGCATCCTGGGCACCACGGGCGAAGCCAACTCGTTCACGGTCGCCGAGCGCCTGGAAATTCTCGACAAGCTGGCGGAAAACGGCGTGCCGACCAAGGGCATGATGCCGGGCACCGGCTGCTGCGCCATTCCGGACACGGTCGAGATCACCAAGAAGGCGCTGGAAATCGGCGCCGGGTCGGTCCTGATGCTGCCGCCCTTCTATTACAAGAACCAGTCGGACGAGGGCCTGTTCGCCGCCTATTCCGAGGTCATCCAGCGCATCGGCGACGACCGCCTGAAGATCTGCCTCTATCACTTCCCGCAGATGTCGGGCGTGCCGATCTCCATGAACCTGATCGGGATGCTGCGGAAGGCCTATCCGAACACGGTCGTCGGCATGAAGGATTCGTCGGGCGTATTGGAAAACATGCTGACCGCCACCCGCGAATTCCCCGGCTTCTGCGTGTTCTCCGGCGCCGACGACCTGATGCTGCCGGTTCTGCGCGAAGGCGGGGCGGGCTGCATCACGGCCTGCGCCAACATCGCGTCCGACCTGGCCCAGGCGGTCTATTCCGAATACCGGGCGAACGGCGACGACGGCAACGTGGAAGAACATCAGAAACCGCTGGCCGCCGTGCGCAAGATCATCTCCGGCTATCCGCTGATCCCGTCCCTGAAAGCCATGGTCGCCCGCCACACGGGTGATAACGCCTGGCTCAACATGCGCCCGCCGGTGCTGGCCATGGACGCGGCCCAGACCCAGCGTCTGTACCAGGAATACGACGGTGCCGGCCTGGCCATGGCAGAAGCCGCCTGA
- a CDS encoding YcgN family cysteine cluster protein, with amino-acid sequence MFGLFKKKKRDLPPPFWKTKGLAEMSKSEWESLCDGCGRCCLNKLENEATREVLYTDVACRLLDTDSCRCSSYEDRKRFVPECQILTPRMVKKLGWLPSTCAYRLISEGQDLYWWHPLVSGDPETVHYAGISVRGRVVSERDTDDLENHVVGWPK; translated from the coding sequence ATGTTCGGACTGTTCAAGAAGAAGAAACGCGACCTGCCGCCGCCATTCTGGAAGACCAAGGGTCTTGCCGAGATGTCGAAGTCGGAATGGGAATCGCTGTGCGACGGCTGCGGACGTTGCTGCCTGAACAAGCTTGAGAACGAGGCCACGCGCGAGGTGCTATACACCGACGTCGCCTGCCGCCTTCTGGATACCGACAGCTGCCGCTGTTCAAGCTACGAAGACCGCAAGCGGTTTGTCCCCGAATGCCAGATTCTCACGCCGCGCATGGTCAAGAAACTGGGCTGGCTGCCGTCGACCTGCGCATACCGCTTGATTTCCGAAGGCCAGGACCTTTATTGGTGGCATCCCCTGGTTTCCGGCGATCCGGAAACGGTCCATTATGCGGGTATCTCGGTGCGTGGCCGCGTGGTTTCCGAACGCGACACCGACGACCTGGAAAATCACGTGGTGGGCTGGCCCAAATAG
- a CDS encoding cobyrinate a,c-diamide synthase produces the protein MTGGLPPGIVIAAPSSGSGKTLLTLGLLRHFRDAGLAVASAKVGPDYIDPAFHTAAGGRTCPNLDLWAMRDATLASVLTASAQGADLIVCEGVMGLFDGAKLDVGSTADAARAFDWPVVLVVDAAAQGASAAALVGGFARHRANVTVAGVVFNRIGSPRHADILRAAMAQDHPDIPVLGCLPRLPDLTLPERHLGLVQAGEHGDLETFLDAAATAVAAHVDTAALRAIAGATRVADTAHEPPLPPLGRKIAVARDQAFSFAYPYVLDGWRRAGAEIAFFSPLADEAPAAAADAVYLPGGYPELHAGRLAQNACFLAGLRVAAAAGHTVFGECGGYMVLGEALTDAEGHAHAMAGLLPLETSFAKRKLHLGYRRAVIADAGPLGPTGTAVRGHEFHYATILAEGLGAGLDVPLFHVSNADGMYLGALGRRRGSVMGSFVHLIDREDSRA, from the coding sequence GTGACCGGCGGTTTGCCGCCGGGAATCGTCATCGCCGCCCCGTCCTCGGGCAGCGGCAAGACGCTTTTGACCCTGGGTTTGCTCCGCCATTTCCGCGACGCGGGCCTGGCCGTGGCCTCGGCCAAGGTCGGCCCGGATTATATCGACCCCGCGTTTCACACGGCCGCGGGCGGGCGAACCTGCCCCAACCTGGATCTCTGGGCCATGCGGGACGCGACCCTGGCGTCGGTGCTCACGGCCTCGGCCCAAGGGGCAGATCTAATCGTCTGCGAAGGGGTCATGGGCTTGTTCGATGGCGCCAAACTGGACGTGGGGTCGACCGCCGATGCGGCGCGCGCCTTCGATTGGCCGGTCGTCCTGGTGGTCGATGCGGCCGCCCAGGGGGCGTCGGCGGCGGCATTGGTCGGCGGCTTCGCTCGCCACCGGGCAAACGTGACCGTCGCCGGGGTGGTGTTCAACCGCATCGGCAGCCCCCGGCATGCCGACATCCTGCGCGCCGCCATGGCCCAGGACCATCCGGATATTCCCGTGCTCGGCTGCCTGCCCCGCCTACCCGATCTGACCCTGCCGGAACGCCACCTGGGCCTGGTCCAGGCAGGCGAACACGGCGACCTGGAAACGTTCCTGGACGCCGCCGCCACGGCCGTCGCGGCCCATGTCGACACGGCCGCCTTGCGCGCCATCGCCGGCGCGACACGGGTCGCCGATACCGCGCATGAGCCGCCCCTGCCGCCCTTGGGCCGGAAGATCGCGGTCGCCCGTGACCAGGCCTTTTCCTTCGCCTATCCTTATGTTCTGGACGGCTGGCGCCGGGCCGGGGCCGAGATCGCGTTCTTTTCCCCCCTCGCCGACGAAGCCCCGGCGGCGGCGGCCGATGCGGTCTACCTACCCGGCGGCTACCCTGAGTTGCACGCGGGCCGCCTTGCCCAGAATGCCTGTTTCTTGGCCGGACTGCGCGTCGCCGCCGCCGCCGGCCATACCGTGTTCGGCGAATGCGGCGGCTACATGGTGCTGGGCGAGGCCCTGACCGATGCCGAGGGCCACGCCCACGCCATGGCCGGCCTGCTGCCCCTGGAAACGTCGTTTGCCAAACGCAAACTGCATCTGGGCTATCGCCGGGCGGTCATCGCCGATGCCGGGCCACTCGGGCCGACCGGCACGGCGGTGCGCGGCCATGAGTTCCATTACGCGACGATCCTTGCCGAAGGACTGGGCGCCGGTCTTGATGTCCCCCTGTTCCACGTTTCCAACGCCGACGGCATGTATCTGGGCGCCCTGGGCCGGCGGCGGGGCAGTGTCATGGGATCGTTTGTCCACCTCATCGACCGGGAGGACAGCCGCGCCTGA
- a CDS encoding SCO family protein has protein sequence MTDHPNKTVSRLRLVRRVAIGLAAIILVAVVAVIAEQRLTDTPRTGTAPEVKIGGPFTLTDHTGRQVTEKDFQGKAMLIFFGYTYCPDVCPTSLTEISAAMDKLGPLADKVVPILVSIDPERDTPEVLKDYVAHFHPGIVGLTGTLEQIKQAARVYRVYFAKVPDKGGDKDAYLMDHSSVIYLMGPNGKFLAHFSTQTDAETMAAKIKSLL, from the coding sequence ATGACCGACCACCCGAACAAGACCGTCTCCCGCCTGCGCCTGGTGCGCCGCGTCGCCATCGGCCTGGCCGCCATTATCCTGGTCGCCGTCGTCGCCGTGATCGCGGAACAGCGCCTGACCGATACGCCCCGCACCGGCACCGCGCCGGAAGTGAAGATCGGCGGCCCCTTCACCCTGACCGATCACACCGGCCGTCAGGTGACGGAAAAGGATTTTCAGGGCAAGGCCATGCTGATCTTCTTCGGCTATACTTATTGCCCGGACGTCTGCCCGACCTCGCTGACCGAAATCTCGGCGGCCATGGACAAGCTGGGGCCCTTGGCGGACAAGGTCGTGCCGATCCTGGTTTCCATCGACCCCGAACGCGACACGCCCGAGGTGTTGAAGGACTACGTCGCCCACTTTCATCCCGGCATCGTCGGCCTGACCGGCACGCTGGAGCAGATCAAGCAGGCCGCCAGAGTTTACCGCGTCTATTTCGCCAAGGTCCCGGACAAGGGCGGCGACAAGGACGCCTATCTGATGGACCATTCGTCGGTGATCTATCTGATGGGACCGAACGGCAAGTTCCTGGCCCATTTCAGCACCCAGACGGACGCCGAAACCATGGCGGCCAAGATCAAGTCCCTCCTGTGA